The following coding sequences are from one Verrucomicrobiota bacterium window:
- a CDS encoding Gfo/Idh/MocA family oxidoreductase, with the protein MNFNRRKFLAATPLAAGAMWLNPLPLRAAQPAAVPTAPAITRKIKIGQVGCGGRGSWISKLFAKHGGYEYHAIGDYFPETANECGDLHGVDKARRFSGLSAYKRVIESGIEAIVLETPPYFFPEHARAAVEAGLHVYMAKPVAADAWGCLEIEAAARLATQKGKCFLVDYQMVTDPGNLEVYNRIRAGGLGKISQMQTVGTCGIFPDPKFESTIENRLNHLIWVNDIAIGCDYIGNFDIHAIDMAIWVTGQRPATAQGVSRICRPDPHGDAHDACSVVFEYADGTVHNHFGSAAKNQVKGMLDCTLHGTSGHAILSYWGKATLKSFDDVYAAEVVNLYEAGAARNIATFYQNVLESKYTNETAQRAVDGALACILGREAAARKTRLTMTELLREKQRLEVNLKGLKV; encoded by the coding sequence ATGAATTTCAATCGCCGTAAATTTCTTGCCGCCACTCCGCTGGCTGCGGGCGCGATGTGGCTAAACCCGTTGCCATTGCGCGCGGCTCAACCCGCAGCGGTGCCAACCGCTCCAGCCATCACCCGCAAAATCAAGATTGGCCAAGTGGGGTGTGGCGGCCGGGGTTCGTGGATTTCCAAGCTGTTCGCCAAACACGGTGGCTATGAGTATCACGCCATTGGGGATTACTTTCCCGAGACCGCCAACGAATGCGGTGACTTGCATGGTGTGGACAAAGCCCGGCGTTTCTCGGGGTTGTCCGCGTACAAGCGGGTTATCGAGAGCGGCATTGAGGCGATCGTACTGGAAACCCCGCCGTATTTCTTCCCGGAACACGCCCGGGCTGCGGTCGAGGCGGGCTTGCACGTTTATATGGCCAAGCCGGTGGCGGCAGATGCATGGGGCTGCCTGGAGATTGAAGCGGCGGCCCGGCTGGCAACCCAAAAGGGGAAATGTTTCCTGGTGGATTACCAGATGGTGACCGACCCGGGAAATCTGGAAGTATATAACCGCATTCGCGCAGGCGGACTGGGCAAAATTTCGCAAATGCAGACCGTCGGCACCTGCGGCATTTTTCCCGACCCCAAGTTTGAATCCACGATTGAGAACCGCCTGAATCATCTCATCTGGGTAAACGATATTGCCATCGGTTGCGATTACATCGGCAATTTTGACATTCATGCCATTGACATGGCGATCTGGGTCACCGGTCAGCGACCGGCGACAGCCCAAGGCGTCTCGCGCATCTGCCGACCGGACCCGCACGGCGATGCCCATGATGCCTGCTCGGTGGTCTTCGAATATGCGGATGGCACGGTACACAATCATTTTGGATCGGCGGCCAAGAACCAGGTCAAAGGCATGTTGGATTGCACGCTGCACGGAACCAGTGGACATGCGATCCTGTCCTATTGGGGCAAGGCAACCTTGAAGAGTTTTGATGATGTCTATGCCGCCGAGGTGGTGAATCTTTATGAAGCGGGAGCCGCGCGGAATATAGCCACGTTTTATCAAAATGTCTTGGAATCCAAGTACACAAATGAAACCGCGCAACGGGCGGTGGATGGCGCGCTGGCGTGCATCCTTGGCCGGGAAGCCGCCGCTCGCAAGACACGGTTGACCATGACCGAACTGCTCCGTGAAAAACAGCGGCTGGAAGTGAACTTGAAGGGGCTGAAAGTTTGA